The following are encoded together in the Humulus lupulus chromosome 5, drHumLupu1.1, whole genome shotgun sequence genome:
- the LOC133780026 gene encoding uncharacterized protein LOC133780026: MLHNFQFKTKRSEPREYVVTCADETCNWLVRASKYRNQDLFKVRKCNPKHTFSVEIVMEDHRQAKSIVIGELIKNKYKSIKRNYTPNDIMNDMNDDFGVTMGYTKAWRSREKALRLVIGNPDDSYQKLPMYLYMLKQTNPGAVTHILTDKEDRFKYLYIAFYNSINGWRYLRPIIVVVGTFLKNAHGGTLFSASMLDSNNNIFVLAFGIADSENDNSWLWFFSKLRDNYAEPERLAIVSDRHKSIDNVVHMVYPNAFHGACMFHLLNNLKSKYGSHGEELQIKFIAAAKAYTKAECEQYTRGLDRLNRRIIPYFEKAKYETWARSYSPTKRYTMITSNIAESFNAALKAARNLSIDILVECLRSLVQKWVWNNSNNANETFTKVSTATENELRHDIVSKMKYGVLPFNTIEYQVRDQKGINFTVNIHNRTCTCNRFQEDEMPCGHAIAIIAKRNLSVYDYCAKFYRTETLKALYQENVHRFPHKDECNLPQHLDIMVLPPKATIPAGRPRKKIIRSRGEPKVIITCGKCEQPGHNKKTCRNPPIEKPNKQKKPKT, from the exons ATGCTGCATAACTTccagttcaaaacaaaaagatcagAACCTAGAGAGTATGTAGTTACATGTGCAGATGAAACATGCAACTGGTTGGTGAGAGCATCTAAGTACAGAAACCAAGATTTATTCAAGGTACGAAAATGTAATCCAAAACACACTTTCTCTGTTGAAATTGTTATGGAAGACCATAGGCAAGCAAAAAGCATCGTAATTGGTGAattaataaagaataagtacaagtCAATCAAAAGAAATTACACTCCAAATGATATCATGAATGATATGAATGATGACTTCGGAGTAACTATGGGATACACAAAAGCATGGAGATCAAGAGAGAAAGCTTTGCGTCTAGTAATAGGGAACCCCGATGATTCATATCAAAAGTTGCCAATGTATCTTTACATGTTGAAGCAAACAAATCCAGGAGCAGTAACACACATACTCACAGACAAGGAAGATAGATTCAAATATCTATACATAGCTTTCTATAACTCAATCAATGGTTGGAGATACTTGAGGCCTATAATTGTTGTTGTTGGAACTTTCTTGAAAAATGCACATGGTGGTACCCTATTTTCAGCATCAATGTTAGATTCAAACAACAACATTTTCGTGTTGGCTTTTGGAATAGCAGACTCTGAAAATGATAACTCATGGCTTTGGTTCTTCTCCAAACTAAGAGACAACTATGCAGAACCCGAAA GATTGGCTATAGTTTCCGACAGACACAAGAGCATAGACAATGTAGTACATATGGTATACCCAAATGCTTTCCATGGAGCTTGCATGTTTCACTTGCTCAATAATTTGAAAAGCAAATATGGAAGCCATGGAGAAGAGCTACAAATAAAATTCATTGCAGCAGCAAAAGCATACACAAAAGCAGAATGTGAACAATACACGAGAGGCCTTGATAGACTTAACAGACGCATTATACCCTATTTTGAGAAAGCCAAGTATGAAACTTGGGCAAGATCATACTCGCCAACAAAAAGATACACCATGATAACATCCAACATCGCAGAATCATTCAACGCTGCACTAAAAGCTGCAAGAAATCTCTCCATTGATATCTTGGTTGAATGCCTTAGAAGTTTGGTTCAAAAGTGGGTTTGGAACAACTCAAATAATGCAAACGAAACATTCACAAAAGTCTCTACAGCAACAGAGAACGAGTTGAGACATGACATTGTTTCAAAAATGAAGTATGGG GTCTTGCCTTTCAACACAATAGAATACCAAGTTCGTGATCAAAAGGGGATAAATTTCACAGTAAATATACATAATAGAACATGTACTTGCAATAGGTTTCAAGAAGATGAAATGCCTTGTGGCCATGCAATAGCTATCATTGCAAAGAGAAACTTGAGTGTGTATGATTATTGTGCAAAGTTCTATAGAACAGAAACGTTGAAAGCATTGTATCAGGAAAATGTTCATCGTTTTCCCCATAAAGATGAATGTAATCTCCCACAACACTTGGACATAATGGTGCTACCTCCAAAGGCAACAATCCCTGCAGGAAGaccaagaaagaaaataataagatcaAGAGGGGAACCTAAAGTAATAATCACTTGTGGGAAATGTGAGCAACCAGGACATAACAAGAAGACTTGCAGGAATCCTCCAATTGAGAAGCCAAACAAACAGAAAAAGCCAAAGACATAG